Proteins encoded together in one Theileria parva strain Muguga chromosome 3 map unlocalized ctg_530, whole genome shotgun sequence window:
- a CDS encoding Major Facilitator Superfamily protein produces the protein MDGADFHSTTDPSSSDNNSDKISDIDQEDNVKSNVNGSRGYKYKLCAFVIIASLQVFVNYNIGAVPIMLNWIQEPYSFSSTELGIMGSLPFAGYLIFSPFVSNIVLTHSPKKSIEVGLFFNLVSLVIFVLSFNKYLFFISNFCIGASQSAFSTYCPIWVDTFAPKFHRNLWMSIIQGGIMIGMSVGYIVTSAYSFMGVRAWRYSIFTQILYGIILTILFYLIPKEYVNFDPSKDENVDFNLCGCEKSCSDIIEISTDKTNSLTSSSEDLSNGRDPLLKRYRSLDFVSKVSSIGMTNKYISRINSSFEGFSSKSEYSKCNKCFINNVKLYQEIMTVKKLSTWSKFKLLAKQNIFILTCTVMSVITFGSAGSLYWMTTIYLTQLKMSEKFVYFIFSLQVVTGMIFGTITGSNLIDQIIYHYPEHPLLVDITLIIYGIFAIISGIILIVLQIPIVYGSCIFILIFYTASIIPTIILQSVAYLPHRLKPAGSTFFICQYHIFGFSLGIIIPGIAMDMFNSYTAALCVIYLPGFIGLASLVSILWIKRNSIKKQ, from the coding sequence ATGGACGGAGCGGATTTTCACTCAACAACAGATCCCTCCAGTTCAGATAACAATTCTGATAAAATTTCAGATATCGATCAGGAAGATAATGTCAAATCAAATGTAAACGGAAGTCGCGGATACAAATACAAACTATGCGCATTTGTTATTATAGCATCGCTACAagtttttgtaaattacaATATCGGAGCAGTTCCTATTATGCTGAACTGGATCCAGGAACCGTACAGTTTCAGTAGTACAGAACTGGGTATAATGGGATCCTTACCATTTGCCGGATATCTCATCTTTTCTCCATTTGTTTCAAATATAGTCCTAACTCACAGTCCGAAAAAATCAATAGAAGTTGGGTTATTTTTCAATCTTGTATCATTAGTGATTTTCGTACTCTCATTTAACAAGTATTTGTTTTTCATCTCTAATTTTTGCATTGGTGCTTCTCAATCCGCCTTTTCAACATACTGTCCCATATGGGTTGACACATTCGCTCCCAAATTTCACAGGAATCTCTGGATGTCAATAATACAAGGTGGCATTATGATTGGGATGTCAGTGGGATACATCGTTACATCGGCGTATTCTTTCATGGGCGTCAGGGCTTGGAGATATAGCatttttactcaaattTTGTAcggaataattttaactattttgttttatttgattCCGAAGGAGTACGTTAACTTTGATCCATCCAAGGATGAAAATGTCGATTTTAATCTTTGCGGTTGTGAGAAGTCATGTTCCGATATTATTGAAATAAGCACTGACAAAACTAATTCCTTAACCAGTAGCAGCGAAGATCTATCCAATGGTAGAGATCCTCTCCTTAAACGTTATCGTAGCCTAGATTTTGTTTCGAAGGTATCATCAATAGGAATGACCAACAAATATATTTCGAGAATTAACTCCAGTTTTGAGGGGTTCTCCAGTAAATCTGAATATTCTAAATGCAATAAATGTTTCATaaacaatgttaaattatatcaGGAAATAATGACTGTAAAAAAACTCTCGACGTGGTCAAAATTTAAGTTATTAGctaaacaaaatattttcattttaaccTGTACTGTAATGTCTGTAATTACATTCGGTTCAGCTGGCTCTCTATATTGGATGACGacaatatatttaacacagCTTAAAATGAGTGAAAAGTTTGTTTACTTCATATTTTCTCTTCAAGTAGTAACAGGAATGATCTTTGGAACAATAACAGGATCAAACCTTATTGaccaaattatttatcattatccTGAACATCCACTTCTAGTTGATATTACCCTCATTATCTACGGAATATTTGCTATAATATCTGGAATTATACTAATCGTATTACAAATTCCAATTGTTTACGGATcttgtatttttattttaatattttatacgGCATCGATAATTCCgacaataatattacaatCTGTTGCATACCTTCCTCACAGACTTAAACCGGCCGGTTCAACATTTTTCATTTGCCAATATCATATATTTGGTTTTTCGTTGGGGATAATAATTCCAGGAATAGCGATGGATATGTTTAACAGTTATACTGCAGCACTTTGTGTAATATATCTTCCTGGGTTTATAGGATTGGCATCATTGGTATCGATCTTGTGGATAAAGCGCAATTCAATTAAAAAACAATGA
- a CDS encoding Major Facilitator Superfamily protein — MTNNDTSISDSNTRKKAPHITVSPSCKGLSKYKYKLYTFVIIALLQLFVNYDNGVITVSLNWIQEPYNFSSTELGIVGSLPYFAYVAMSPFMSYLFLAFGTQPVITIALTINILSLVIYALAVNKYMFFISKFCIGASQSLFTTYYPIWVDTFAPEFHRNLWMSILQGGIVIGMTLGYVVTSVFSFTGNRGWRYSTLTQILYGLVLTILFYLVPKEFINFDPSRDEHVDFDLCTCEKLSCNTMEINSNKGVCLTSYSDNLSIGKDADQKRYRSLDIITKASSLGMSNSDLISRIHSSFEGSASRPEYSKCSKCFVNNVKLYRETMRIKKLSPWSKFKMLIKENIFILNCISMSIISLSSSGFLFWMTKIYVDHLKMNEKAVYFIFSLQVLTGMLFGTISGSHTIDQIIYHYPQRPLLVDTTLIVYCLICCLFDVVVVVFQIPMVYGACFFILIFYTSSMVPTVMLQSVEYLPHRLKPAGSSFFICQYHIFGFALGAIIPGIAIDIFNNYTAALCVIHLQGFVLLCCYITILFIKWHRIKKAKITGRSIYIKGVVVI; from the coding sequence ATGACTAATAATGATACTTCTATATCTGATTCAAATACACGTAAAAAGGCTCCACACATTACCGTCAGTCCATCTTGTAAAGGACTTAgtaaatacaaatataaattatacacatttgttaTTATCGCATTGTTACAACTTTTTGTAAACTATGACAACGGTGTTATTACGGTTTCTCTGAACTGGATTCAGGAACCATATAACTTTAGTAGTACGGAACTAGGCATCGTGGGATCACTTCCATACTTCGCCTATGTTGCAATGTCACCATTTATGTCATATTTATTTCTGGCGTTTGGCACCCAACCGGTAATAACTATCGCCCTCACTATCAATATTTTGTCATTGGTTATTTACGCACTTGCTGTGAACAAGTAtatgttttttatttccaaattttgTATTGGAGCTTCACAGTCATTGTTCACAACATACTACCCGATATGGGTTGATACATTCGCTCCAGAATTTCACAGGAATCTTTGGATGTCAATATTACAAGGTGGTATAGTAATTGGGATGACTTTGGGGTATGTTGTTACATCAGTATTCTCATTCACTGGAAACAGGGGATGGAGATACAGTACCCTAACCCAGATTTTGTACGGGCTGGTTTTGACcattttgttttatttagttCCAAAGGAGTTTATTAACTTTGATCCATCGAGGGATGAGCACGTGGATTTCGACCTTTGTACTTGTGAAAAGTTAAGTTGCAATACTATGGAAATTAATAGTAACAAAGGTGTCTGTTTAACAAGTTACAGTGACAACTTATCCATTGGTAAAGATGCCGACCAGAAACGTTATCGTAGTTTGGACATAATTACAAAGGCGTCATCTTTGGGGATGAGTAATAGTGATCTCATTTCAAGAATTCATTCCAGCTTTGAGGGTTCAGCTAGTAGGCCCGAATATTCTAAATGCAGTAAATGCTTTGTaaacaatgttaaattatatcGAGAAACAATGAGGATAAAAAAACTATCGCCATggtcaaaatttaaaatgctTATTAAAgagaatatatttattttaaattgtatCTCAATGTCCATAATTTCATTGTCTTCATCTGGTTTTCTATTTTGGATGACAAAAATATATGTAGACCACCTTAAAATGAATGAAAAAGctgtttattttatattctcTCTTCAAGTATTAACAGGAATGCTATTTGGAACAATTTCCGGCTCACACACGATtgatcaaattatttatcattatccTCAACGTCCACTTTTGGTTGATACCACCCTCATAGTTTATTGTCTAATTTGTTGTTTATTTGATGTTGTTGTAGTTGTTTTCCAAATTCCAATGGTTTATGGGGCttgtttttttattttaatattttatacatcTTCAATGGTCCCAACAGTAATGTTACAATCAGTCGAATACCTTCCTCATCGACTTAAACCGGCAGGTTCATCGTTCTTCATATGTCAATACCATATATTCGGTTTTGCATTAGGCGCTATAATTCCAGGAATAGCTATagatatatttaacaattacACTGCTGCACTTTGTGTAATACATTTGCAGGGATTTGTTCTATTATGCTGTTACATTACAATTCTGTTCATTAAGTGGCATAGAATTAAAAAAGCTAAAATAACAGGTAgaagtatatatattaagGGTGTGGttgtaatataa
- a CDS encoding Major Facilitator Superfamily protein has product MTKNDVGPISVINLDRVSDKKIIKGTRRYKYKLYTFIIITLLQIFINYDIGVAPVSLNWIQEPYNFSSTELGIMGSLTYCSYVVMSPFMSYIFLTFSSQIVITVGLIINLLSLLVYGLAVNKFMFFISKFCIGASQALFITYYPIWVDIFAPKFHRNLWMSIIQGGIMIGMSVGYIVTSAYSFMGVRAWRYSIFTQILYGIILTILFYLIPKEYVNFDPSKDENVDFNLCGCEKSCSDIIEISTDKTNSLTSSSEDLSNGRDPLLKRYRSLDFVSKVSSIGMTNKYISRINSSFEGFSSKSEYSKCNKCFINNVKLYQEIMTVKKLSTWSKFKLLAKQNIFILTCTVMSVITFGSAGSLYWMTTIYLTQLKMSEKFVYFIFSLQVVTGMIFGTITGSNLIDQIIYHYPEHPLLVDITLIIYGIFAIISGIILIVLQIPIVYGSCIFILIFYTASIIPTIILQSVAYLPHRLKPAGSTFFICQYHIFGFSLGIIIPGIAMDMFNSYTAALCVIYLPGFIGLASLVSILWIKRNSIKKQ; this is encoded by the coding sequence ATGACTAAAAATGATGTCGGTCCTATATCTGTTATAAATTTAGACAGAGTTTCTGACAAGAAAATCATCAAAGGAACTCGAAGATACAAATACAAACTATACACATTCATAATCATAACtttattacaaatttttataaactaTGATATTGGCGTAGCTCCAGTTAGCCTGAACTGGATTCAGGAACCGTATAACTTTAGTAGCACTGAACTAGGTATCATGGGATCGCTTACATACTGTTCTTACGTTGTAATGTCACCGTTTATGTCATACATATTTTTGACATTCAGTTCTCAAATAGTAATAACCGTTGGATTAATCATTAATCTCTTGTCATTGCTTGTTTATGGACTTGCAGTGAACAAGTTTATGTTCTTCATTTCCAAATTTTGTATCGGCGCTTCTCAGGCATTGTTCATCACATATTATCCTATATGGGTTGACATATTCGCTCCCAAATTTCACAGGAATCTCTGGATGTCAATAATACAAGGTGGCATTATGATTGGGATGTCAGTGGGATACATCGTTACATCGGCGTATTCTTTCATGGGCGTCAGGGCTTGGAGATATAGCatttttactcaaattTTGTAcggaataattttaactattttgttttatttgattCCGAAGGAGTACGTTAACTTTGATCCATCCAAGGATGAAAATGTCGATTTTAATCTTTGCGGTTGTGAGAAGTCATGTTCCGATATTATTGAAATAAGCACTGACAAAACTAATTCCTTAACCAGTAGCAGCGAAGATCTATCCAATGGTAGAGATCCTCTCCTTAAACGTTATCGTAGCCTAGATTTTGTTTCGAAGGTATCATCAATAGGAATGACCAACAAATATATTTCGAGAATTAACTCCAGTTTTGAGGGGTTCTCCAGTAAATCTGAATATTCTAAATGCAATAAATGTTTCATaaacaatgttaaattatatcaGGAAATAATGACTGTAAAAAAACTCTCGACGTGGTCAAAATTTAAGTTATTAGctaaacaaaatattttcattttaaccTGTACTGTAATGTCTGTAATTACATTCGGTTCAGCTGGCTCTCTATATTGGATGACGacaatatatttaacacagCTTAAAATGAGTGAAAAGTTTGTTTACTTCATATTTTCTCTTCAAGTAGTAACAGGAATGATCTTTGGAACAATAACAGGATCAAACCTTATTGaccaaattatttatcattatccTGAACATCCACTTCTAGTTGATATTACCCTCATTATCTACGGAATATTTGCTATAATATCTGGAATTATACTAATCGTATTACAAATTCCAATTGTTTACGGATcttgtatttttattttaatattttatacgGCATCGATAATTCCgacaataatattacaatCTGTTGCATACCTTCCTCACAGACTTAAACCGGCCGGTTCAACATTTTTCATTTGCCAATATCATATATTTGGTTTTTCGTTGGGGATAATAATTCCAGGAATAGCGATGGATATGTTTAACAGTTATACTGCAGCACTTTGTGTAATATATCTTCCTGGGTTTATAGGATTGGCATCATTGGTATCGATCTTGTGGATAAAGCGCAATTCAATTAAAAAACAATGA
- a CDS encoding Major Facilitator Superfamily protein, with amino-acid sequence MTNNDTSISEVSNTNNLSHKPNKKHTREYKYKLYTFIIISLLQIFINYDNGVIPVMLNWIQEPYNFSSTELGIMGSLSYFAYVVMSPIMPFILLKFSTQPSITIALVINLLSLVIYALAVNKYMFFVSKFCIGASQSLFTTYYPIWVDTFAPKFHRNLWMSVLQGGIMIGMTLGYVVTSLYSYAGDRGWRYSMLTQIICELILVAMFYLVPKEFINFDPSRDEHVDFDLCTCETSDSKSMEINIDKDICLNNNNDDLFNDKDSSLKRYRSLDFVSNVSSLGMTNKYISRIHSTYECSANKPEYSKCSKCFINNVKLYQETMSVKNLSPWSKFKLLARHNIFILTCIGISALYFEVTGIHLWMTKIGVSHLKVKEKYFHIIFSIEIITGPVIGIITGSYLIDEIIYHYPEHPLFVDIALIIYGLFALLFGIILICVQNPMTFSVCIFIIIFSGASIVPPLTLQSVEYLPHRLKPAGASFFICQYHIFGFTLGSIIPGVAIDISHNHTSALCVIYLSGFVGVASYLLIIIIKRNSIKKQ; translated from the coding sequence ATGACTAATAATGATACTTCTATATCTGAAGTTTCAAATACCAATAACCTATCGCATAAACcaaataaaaaacataCACGTGAATACAagtacaaattatatacatttattatcatcTCATTActacaaatttttataaattatgacAACGGAGTCATTCCGGTAATGCTGAATTGGATTCAAGAACCATATAACTTTAGTAGTACTGAACTAGGTATTATGGGATCACTTTCATACTTCGCTTATGTTGTAATGTCGCCAATCATGccatttatactattaaagTTTAGTACTCAACCCTCAATTACTATAGCACTGGTTATTAATCTCTTGTCATTGGTTATTTACGCACTTGCTGTGAACAAGTATATGTTCTTCGTTTCTAAATTTTGTATTGGAGCTTCACAGTCATTGTTCACAACATACTACCCGATATGGGTTGATACATTCGCTCCAAAATTTCACAGGAATCTTTGGATGTCCGTACTACAAGGTGGTATAATGATTGGGATGACTTTAGGATATGTCGTCACATCACTGTATTCATATGCCGGTGATAGGGGATGGAGGTACAGTATGCTTACTCAGATTATATGTGAATTAATCTTGGTAGCTATGTTTTACTTAGTCCCAAAGGAGTTTATTAACTTTGATCCGTCGAGGGATGAGCACGTGGATTTTGACCTTTGTACATGTGAAACGTCAGATTCTAAAAGTATGGAAATTAATATTGACAAAGATATTTGTTTGAATAATAACAATGACGACTTATTCAATGATAAAGATTCTTCTCTTAAACGTTATCGCAGCCTAGACTTTGTTTCGAACGTATCATCACTAGGAATGACTAACAAATATATTTCGAGAATTCACTCAACATATGAGTGCTCAGCTAATAAACCCGAATATTCTAAATGCAGTAAATGTTTCATAAACAATGTTAAGTTATATCAAGAAACAATGAGTGTGAAAAACCTCTCGCCATGGTCGAAATTCAAATTGTTAGCTAGacataatatttttattttaacctGTATTGGGATATCTGCGTTATATTTTGAGGTTACTGGAATTCATTTATGGATGACAAAAATAGGTGTAAGTCATTTAAAAGTTAAGGAAAAATATTTccacattattttttcaatagAAATAATAACAGGTCCTGTGATCGGAATTATTACGGGATCCTACTTGATCGACGAAATTATTTACCATTATCCAGAGCACCCACTTTTTGTTGATATTGCACTCATTATCTACGGATTATTTGCATTATTATTTGGAATAATACTGATTTGTGTTCAAAACCCAATGACATTTTCagtttgtatttttattattatattctctGGAGCTTCTATAGTTCCGCCATTAACATTACAATCAGTCGAATACCTTCCTCATCGACTTAAACCGGCAGGTGCATCATTTTTCATATGCCAATATCATATATTTGGTTTCACATTGGGCAGTATAATTCCAGGAGTAGCAATAGACATATCTCATAACCATACTTCGGCACtttgtgtaatatatttgtCAGGGTTCGTAGGCGTAGCGTCTTACCTtcttataattattatcaagCGCAATTCAATTAAAAAACAATGA
- a CDS encoding Major Facilitator Superfamily protein, whose protein sequence is MTNNDTSISENLYLNKVSNKQVIKRTREQKYKLYTFIILIFLQIFINYDNGVVPVSLNWIQEPYNFSSTELGIMGSLAYFAYVAMSPFMPYLFLTFSSQIVITVGLIINLFSLAVYGLSVNKYMFFVSKICIGASQALFTTYYPIWVDTFAPEFHRNLWMSILQGGIVTGMTSGYIVTSLFSFTGNRGWRYSMLTQVVCELILVVLFYLVPKEFVNFDPSRDEHVDFNLCSCEKSCSDTMEINTDKGICLTSSFDGLSNGQDSVHKRYRSLDFVSNVSFGMNRNQQISRLHSSFEGFSSKPEYSKCSKCFINNVKLYQETMSVKKLSTWSKFKLLIKHNIFILSCIGMSSVTFSASGMNFWLTKICLDYIKMNNKGVYLIFSVQPITGVLFGIISGSHLIDQIIYHYPELPLFVDFTLIVWSIIICIFDIVVIVIQVPIVYGFCVFIILFFGSAIVPTLTLQSVAYLPHRLKPAGATFFICQYHILGFTLGTIMPGIAIDIFNSYTAALCVIFLPGFVLLACCIAIMCIKWNRINKARQTGRSIYIKGLVVI, encoded by the coding sequence ATGACTAATAATGATACTTCTATATCCGAAAACttatatttaaacaaaGTTTCTAACAAACAAGTAATCAAACGGACACGCGAACAAAAATACAAACTATACACATTCATTATCTTAATTTTCTTACAGATTTTTATAAACTATGACAACGGTGTGGTTCCGGTTTCTCTGAACTGGATTCAGGAACCATATAACTTTAGTAGTACCGAATTAGGTATCATGGGATCACTTGCATACTTTGCCTATGTTGCAATGTCACCCTTTATGccatatttatttttgacATTTAGTTCTCAAATCGTAATAACCGTTGGTTTAATCATCAACCTTTTCTCGTTGGCTGTTTATGGACTTTCCGTAAATAAGTATATGTTCTTCGtttctaaaatttgtatTGGAGCTTCACAGGCATTGTTCACAACATACTACCCAATATGGGTTGATACATTCGCTCCAGAATTTCACAGGAATCTTTGGATGTCAATATTACAAGGTGGTATAGTAACTGGGATGACATCTGGATATATTGTTACTTCACTATTTTCATTCACTGGAAACAGGGGTTGGAGATACAGTATGCTCACTCAGGTTGTATGtgaattaattttagtagtTTTGTTCTATTTAGTTCCAAAGGagtttgttaattttgatCCATCTAGGGATGAACATGTGGATTTTAATCTTTGCTCTTGTGAAAAGTCATGTTCAGATACTATGGAAATAAACACTGACAAGGGCATTTGTTTAACCAGTTCCTTTGATGGCCTATCCAATGGTCAGGATTCTGTTCATAAACGGTATCGCAGTTTAGATTTTGTTTCAAATGTATCATTCGGAATGAACAGAAACCAACAAATTTCTAGACTTCATTCCAGTTTTGAGGGCTTCTCCAGTAAACCTGAATATTCTAAATGCAGTAAATGTTTCATaaacaatgttaaattatatcaGGAAACAATGAGTGTAAAAAAACTTTCGACGTggtcaaaatttaaattattaattaaacataatatattcatCTTATCGTGTATTGGAATGTCCTCGGTTACATTTTCTGCCTCAGGAATGAATTTCTGGCTAACAAAAATTTGTTTGGattacattaaaatgaataataaGGGAGTTTACCTCATATTTTCGGTTCAGCCAATAACTGGTGTATTGTTTGGGATAATTAGCGGATCTCACCTGATCGACCAAATCATTTATCATTATCCAGAGCTTCCACTTTTCGTTGATTTCACCCTCATAGTTTGGTCGATAATAATATGCATATTTGATATTGTTGTAATTGTTATACAAGTTCCAATTGTTTATGGATTTTGcgtttttattattttgttctTTGGATCAGCGATAGTTCCAACACTAACATTACAGTCGGTTGCGTATCTTCCTCATAGGCTTAAACCTGCAGGTGCAACTTTCTTCATATGTCAATACCATATATTAGGCTTTACACTAGGTACTATAATGCCAGGAATAGCAATAGATATATTTAACAGTTACACTGCTGCTCTTTGTGTCATCTTCCTACCCGGTTTTGTCCTGTTAGCTTGTTGTATCGCCATCATGTGCATCAAATGGAACAGAATTAATAAAGCGAGACAAACTGGTCgaagtatatatattaagGGATTAGttgtaatttaa
- a CDS encoding Major Facilitator Superfamily protein, translating into MTKNDVSSISVPTLNNIPDIKIIKVKPRCGYKVYTFIILTLIQIFVNYDNGVIPVSLSWIQEPYNFSSTELGIMGSLSYFAYVVMSPFMPYIYLAFSSQMVVTVAITIKTLSLIIYGLASNKYMFFFSRFCIGASQSLFITFYPIWVDTFAPKFYRNIWMSIIQSGIIIGMALGYVCTSGFSFFGSRGWRYSIFTQIAYGMILTILFYLIPKKFVNFDPSRDEHVDFDLCTCEKSSFDTMEVDSDKAVSSKSSIDDLSNGHDSVLKRYRSVDFIVSKVSSLGMTNKYISRIHSTFENSTNKPEYSKCSKCFINNVKLYQETINVKNLSIWSKFKLLIKHHVYILTCIFMSSITFCAMGMNFWMTKICVTYIKMNEMEVYFIFSIQPITAPLLGIITGSYLIDRVIYHYPEQPLLVDVVLMVWSVLLTISGLVVIFVQNAISLGICVFILLFFGASIIPTLTLQSVAYLPHRLKPAGSSFFISQYHIFGFTLGAIMPGIAMDLFDSYTAALIVMYLPGFILLACCIAIMYIKWRRIKKARLTGRSIYVKGVIVI; encoded by the coding sequence atgactaaaaatGATGTTAGTTCTATATCTGTTCCAACGTTAAATAACATTCCTGATataaaaatcatcaaaGTAAAGCCGAGATGCGGATACAAagtatacacatttattatcttAACGTTAATACAGATTTTTGTAAACTATGACAACGGGGTCATTCCGGTTTCCTTGAGCTGGATTCAGGAACCATATAACTTTAGTAGTACGGAACTAGGTATTATGGGATCACTTTCGTACTTTGCCTATGTTGTGATGTCGCCATTTATGccatatatatatttggCATTTAGTTCTCAAATGGTAGTAACTGTTGCCATTACTATCAAAACGTTGTCATTGATTATTTATGGGCTTGCGTCGAATAAATACATGTTCTTCTTTTCGAGATTTTGTATTGGAGCTTCTCAATCTTTGTTCATAACATTCTATCCTATATGGGTAGATACGTTCGCTCCAAAATTCTATAGAAATATCTGGATGTCCATAATTCAAAGTGGCATAATTATTGGCATGGCTTTGGGGTATGTTTGTACATCGGGATTTTCTTTCTTCGGTAGTAGGGGGTGGAGATACAGTATTTTCACTCAGATTGCATATGGGATGATTTTAACtatcttattttacttaattcCCAAGAAATTCGTCAACTTTGATCCATCCAGGGACGAACATGTTGATTTCGACCTTTGTACTTGTGAAAAGTCAAGTTTTGATACTATGGAAGTTGATAGTGACAAAGCTGTCTCCTCAAAAAGTTCCATTGATGACTTATCCAATGGTCATGATTCTGTTCTTAAACGTTATCGCAGTGTGGACTTTATTGTTTCAAAGGTATCATCTCTAGGAATGACCAACAAATATATCTCGAGAATTCACTCGACTTTCGAAAATTCCACAAATAAACCTGAATATTCTAAATGCAGTAAATGTTTTATaaacaatgttaaattatatcaAGAGACAATCAATGTAAAGAATCTTTCTATCTggtcaaaatttaaattgttGATTAAGCATCACGTTTACATTTTAACCTGTATTTTCATGTCTTCAATTACATTTTGTGCTATGGGAATGAATTTTTGGATGACAAAAATATGCGTAACCtacattaaaatgaatGAAATGGaagtttattttatattttcaattCAACCCATAACTGCTCCTTTGTTGGGGATAATTACTGGATCGTATCTGATTGACAGGgttatttatcattatccAGAACAGCCACTATTAGTTGACGTTGTTCTTATGGTCTGGTCAGTATTGTTAACAATATCAGGACTTGTCGTTATTTTTGTTCAAAATGCAATATCACTTGGAATATGTGTCTTTATCTTGCTGTTTTTTGGAGCATCAATAATTCCAACACTAACATTACAGTCGGTTGCATACCTTCCTCATAGGCTTAAACCTGCGGGATCATCCTTTTTCATATCTCAATATCATATTTTCGGGTTTACACTAGGCGCTATAATGCCAGGAATAGCAATGGACTTGTTTGACAGTTACACGGCCGCTCTTATTGTGATGTACTTGCCAGGCTTCATCTTATTAGCTTGTTGTATCGCCATCATGTACATCAAATGGCGTCGAATTAAAAAAGCCAGACTAACAGGTAGAAGCATATATGTTAAGGGTGTAATTGTAATTTGA